From Rhodovastum atsumiense, a single genomic window includes:
- a CDS encoding dihydrodipicolinate synthase family protein, which translates to MMKEALYGGVNAAVLTAMTPDLSVDLDRMARHCQWLLANGCNGLGILGTTGEANSLGISERISVLEGLAERGLPPAVMLPGTGTTALTDTVLLTRRAAELGCRGALLLPPFFYKTPSEDGLFAYFSEVIQRVGGDIRIYLYHFPAQSAVPVTLGLIGRLIKAYPGKVKGVKDSSGDFANTKSYVDVFAADGFEVYCGDDGALHALLQEGGAGCITAAANVGSAISALVYANWDRQAGADAQVTLSAIRKAVTSAALIPGLKALVARHTGDAGWQAIRPPHLPLSPEARTKLFATFDACGLKLTPAG; encoded by the coding sequence ATGATGAAGGAAGCGCTGTACGGTGGCGTGAACGCGGCGGTGCTGACCGCGATGACCCCCGACCTCTCCGTCGATCTCGACCGCATGGCCCGGCACTGCCAGTGGCTGCTGGCGAATGGGTGCAACGGACTGGGCATCCTGGGCACCACCGGGGAAGCCAACAGCCTGGGCATCTCCGAGCGAATCTCGGTGCTGGAAGGCCTGGCCGAGCGGGGGTTGCCGCCTGCCGTGATGTTGCCAGGAACCGGCACCACCGCCCTGACCGACACCGTGCTGTTGACCCGCCGGGCGGCGGAGCTGGGCTGCCGTGGCGCCCTGCTGCTGCCGCCGTTCTTCTACAAGACCCCGTCCGAGGATGGGCTGTTCGCCTATTTCAGCGAGGTCATCCAGCGGGTCGGCGGCGATATCCGCATCTACCTCTATCACTTCCCGGCCCAGTCGGCGGTGCCGGTCACGCTCGGGCTGATCGGGCGGCTGATCAAGGCCTATCCCGGCAAGGTCAAGGGCGTGAAGGATTCCAGCGGCGACTTCGCCAATACAAAATCCTATGTCGACGTGTTCGCCGCCGACGGGTTCGAGGTCTATTGCGGCGATGATGGCGCCCTGCACGCCCTGCTGCAGGAAGGCGGCGCCGGCTGCATCACCGCCGCCGCCAATGTCGGCAGCGCGATCTCGGCGCTGGTCTACGCCAACTGGGACCGGCAGGCGGGCGCGGACGCACAAGTGACCCTCTCGGCCATCCGCAAGGCCGTGACCTCGGCGGCCCTGATCCCCGGCCTGAAGGCGCTGGTCGCCCGGCACACCGGGGATGCCGGCTGGCAGGCGATCCGTCCGCCGCATCTGCCGCTCTCGCCGGAAGCACGGACAAAGCTGTTCGCCACCTTCGATGCCTGCGGGCTGAAACTGACGCCGGCGGGCTGA
- a CDS encoding pyridoxal-phosphate dependent enzyme, with the protein MTVAYLDPQTGRTWPIDVPRWCGEAQAPLLLTPLPGITRAQIDTATNSLWRYRAALPLACAAPITLGEGRTPLLSRSLDGVEVLLKCEWVMPTGSFKDRGAAVMLSLLRQQGVRAVLEDSSGNGGAAVAAYAAAGGMAATILAPAATSPAKTVQMRAHGATVELIPGTRQDTAEAAIARSQAVFYASHNWHPFFLQGTKTLAYELWEDLGFTAPDNVIVPCGAGSNVLGCEIGFSELLRAGAIDRLPRLFAAQPAHCAPIAAAFLAGSDLDGADAPVATPIRPTIAEGTAIAAPIRLREVLGALRRSEGGAVMLAEEEIAGATLDLARAGLYVEPTSAQVLAALRRLLATGAVTPQQTTVLVLTGSGLKATPRLAGMLGVTL; encoded by the coding sequence ATGACGGTGGCCTATCTCGATCCGCAGACCGGCCGGACCTGGCCGATCGATGTGCCGCGCTGGTGTGGGGAGGCGCAGGCGCCGCTGTTGCTGACGCCTCTGCCCGGCATCACCCGCGCGCAGATCGACACCGCGACGAACAGCCTGTGGCGCTACCGGGCGGCCTTGCCGCTGGCCTGCGCCGCCCCGATCACCTTGGGCGAAGGCCGCACGCCGCTGCTCTCCCGCTCCCTGGACGGGGTCGAGGTGCTGCTGAAATGCGAGTGGGTCATGCCCACCGGCAGCTTCAAGGACCGTGGCGCCGCGGTGATGCTGTCGCTGCTGCGCCAGCAGGGGGTGCGGGCGGTGCTGGAGGACAGCTCCGGCAATGGCGGTGCCGCGGTCGCCGCCTATGCCGCGGCGGGCGGCATGGCGGCGACGATCCTGGCCCCCGCCGCCACCAGCCCGGCCAAGACGGTGCAGATGCGCGCGCATGGCGCGACGGTGGAGCTTATCCCCGGCACGCGCCAGGACACCGCCGAGGCCGCGATCGCGCGGTCCCAGGCGGTGTTCTATGCCAGCCACAACTGGCACCCGTTCTTCCTGCAGGGCACCAAGACCCTGGCCTATGAGCTGTGGGAGGATCTCGGCTTCACCGCCCCGGACAACGTCATCGTGCCCTGTGGCGCCGGGTCGAACGTGCTGGGTTGCGAGATCGGCTTCTCCGAGTTGCTGCGGGCCGGCGCGATCGACCGGTTGCCCCGCCTGTTCGCCGCCCAGCCCGCCCATTGCGCCCCGATCGCCGCGGCTTTTCTGGCCGGATCTGACCTGGACGGGGCCGACGCGCCGGTCGCGACCCCGATTCGCCCCACCATCGCCGAGGGTACCGCCATCGCCGCGCCGATCCGCCTGCGCGAGGTGCTCGGCGCGCTGCGCCGGAGCGAGGGCGGCGCGGTCATGCTGGCGGAGGAGGAGATCGCCGGGGCGACGCTCGATCTGGCGCGGGCCGGCCTCTATGTCGAGCCGACCTCGGCCCAGGTGCTGGCGGCGCTGCGGCGGCTGCTGGCCACCGGCGCCGTGACGCCGCAACAGACCACCGTGCTCGTGCTGACCGGCAGTGGGCTGAAGGCCACGCCGCGTCTTGCCGGGATGCTGGGAGTGACCCTGTGA
- a CDS encoding entericidin A/B family lipoprotein, with amino-acid sequence MTLHPHFFRLVAVALLLASLGSLAGCNTTEGVGRDMSSAGRSLSNAADRNK; translated from the coding sequence ATGACGTTGCATCCGCATTTTTTCCGGCTGGTGGCGGTGGCCCTGCTGCTTGCCAGCCTCGGGTCGCTCGCAGGCTGCAACACGACCGAGGGGGTCGGCCGCGACATGTCCTCGGCCGGGCGGTCCCTCAGCAACGCCGCCGACCGAAACAAATAG
- a CDS encoding M20/M25/M40 family metallo-hydrolase, protein MTEFLDDVAALARELVRIDSRSFVSNLPLAAAVEAALPGFAIERIDYADAAGVAKRALVARRGTGSGGLAFSGHMDTVPDTGWTEDPWSGRIDGDTLHGLGSTDMKGPLAACIVAARALPERVPVMLVATTDEETSKRGAQEIAARSVLVREAPPAALLVAEPTRMRPVRGHRSHINFNVVATGVQAHSSTGRGRNANWDLVEFLAEMKALYRRLREDAALQDPAYDPPFSDFNPVIDNHGTAVNVTVPKATLRIKFRYSAGVDPDPVRRAVQDAATRHGLAVTEEREGAPPELPADHPLVRLCADLTGQAPATAPYGTDASELQGIAPCVVLGPGDIAQAHTPTETARLSDLARAVPVFMRLAERVAAG, encoded by the coding sequence ATGACCGAATTCCTCGACGACGTTGCCGCACTGGCCCGCGAGCTGGTGCGCATCGACAGCCGCAGCTTCGTCTCCAACCTCCCCCTCGCCGCGGCGGTGGAAGCCGCCCTGCCCGGCTTCGCCATCGAGCGGATCGACTACGCGGACGCGGCGGGGGTGGCCAAGCGCGCGCTGGTGGCGCGGCGGGGCACGGGCAGTGGCGGACTCGCATTCTCCGGCCACATGGACACCGTCCCCGACACCGGCTGGACCGAAGATCCCTGGTCGGGCCGCATCGACGGCGACACGCTGCACGGCCTGGGCAGCACCGACATGAAGGGGCCGCTCGCCGCCTGCATCGTGGCGGCCCGTGCCCTGCCGGAACGGGTGCCGGTGATGCTGGTGGCGACCACCGACGAGGAAACCAGCAAGCGCGGCGCGCAGGAGATCGCCGCCCGCTCCGTCCTGGTGCGGGAGGCGCCGCCCGCCGCCCTGCTGGTGGCCGAGCCGACGCGGATGCGACCGGTGCGCGGGCACCGCAGCCACATCAATTTCAACGTCGTCGCCACCGGCGTGCAGGCGCACAGCAGCACCGGGCGCGGGCGCAACGCCAACTGGGACCTGGTGGAGTTCCTGGCCGAGATGAAGGCGCTGTACCGGCGCCTGCGCGAGGACGCCGCGCTGCAGGATCCCGCCTACGATCCGCCGTTCAGCGATTTCAACCCGGTGATCGACAACCACGGCACCGCGGTGAACGTGACCGTGCCGAAGGCGACGCTGCGCATCAAGTTCCGCTACAGCGCCGGTGTCGATCCCGATCCGGTGCGCCGCGCCGTGCAGGATGCCGCCACCCGCCACGGGCTTGCCGTCACCGAGGAACGTGAGGGCGCCCCCCCGGAACTGCCGGCCGACCATCCGCTGGTCCGGCTCTGCGCCGACCTGACCGGACAGGCGCCGGCGACCGCGCCTTATGGCACCGATGCCTCCGAACTGCAGGGCATCGCCCCGTGCGTGGTGCTTGGCCCCGGCGACATCGCCCAGGCGCACACGCCGACCGAAACGGCCCGCCTGTCCGATCTGGCGCGGGCCGTGCCGGTGTTCATGCGCCTCGCCGAACGTGTCGCGGCGGGCTGA
- a CDS encoding YcgN family cysteine cluster protein yields the protein MSRMAPFWKTKRLTEMTREEWESLCDGCGRCCLHKLRDEDTNELSFTNVSCRLLDLQSCRCRDYPNRRRHVPDCVSLHPSVLEEIDWLPPSCAYRRLAEGRGLAWWHPLVSGDPMTVHSAGISVRGRGVSERHAGPLEHHIVAWPGEEPNPKRPTAVPAGKK from the coding sequence ATGTCCCGCATGGCCCCGTTCTGGAAAACCAAACGCCTCACGGAGATGACCCGGGAGGAATGGGAAAGCCTGTGTGACGGCTGCGGCCGTTGCTGCCTGCACAAGCTGCGCGACGAAGACACCAACGAGCTCAGCTTCACCAACGTCTCCTGCCGCCTGCTCGACCTGCAGTCCTGCCGCTGCCGCGACTATCCCAACCGCCGCCGCCACGTGCCGGACTGCGTGAGCCTGCATCCATCCGTACTCGAAGAGATCGACTGGCTGCCGCCATCCTGCGCCTATCGCCGGCTCGCCGAAGGCCGCGGCCTCGCCTGGTGGCATCCGCTGGTGTCAGGGGATCCCATGACGGTGCACAGCGCCGGCATTTCGGTCCGCGGACGGGGCGTCAGCGAGCGGCATGCCGGGCCGCTGGAGCACCATATCGTCGCCTGGCCCGGAGAGGAGCCGAATCCGAAGCGCCCCACTGCGGTGCCAGCCGGCAAAAAATAG
- a CDS encoding M81 family metallopeptidase → MTRRIALLGFSVESNRFAPLAGERDFAARSLLRGEALLAEAREAAPRMLPELPGFVADMDAAGPWEPVPILLAAAEPNGPVEQRFFDALMLEWEARLRAAWPLDGVYCVMHGAGLTTEDDDPEGTLQAMVRRVVGPGVKVVASYDLHANVSEADVETLDGFVAYRCNPHLDMRARGAEAAQLLRRLIGGLPGTIARVRLPIVPPTVTLLTGAEVPERPFGELVDLGQARMREPPYAGEVLNVSVLGGFPYSDTAFTGLSVVVTATEPALAQALALEIAEAAWERRERFHPRLTTLERAVRLARATEDPAKPALIFADLADNPGGGGRGNTMFVLSAFHAAGVRDAVIGLIHDPLLAAEAHRRGVGAAFPAHFNRDPSSDFTLPFRAPAVVRSLHPGPVRGRRGIYAGVSLDMGPAAALQLDGITVLVASERFQCADPAFIETFGLDIAAARAVVVKSRGHFRGGFDEFFAPDQVIEIDAPGLASPMLQHFQWKHLPRPVVPLDAQVTWTP, encoded by the coding sequence GTGACCCGCCGTATCGCCCTGCTGGGCTTTTCCGTCGAATCCAATCGCTTCGCCCCGCTCGCGGGTGAGCGCGATTTCGCCGCCCGGTCCCTGCTGCGCGGCGAGGCCCTGCTCGCCGAGGCGCGCGAGGCGGCCCCGCGCATGCTGCCCGAGCTACCTGGTTTCGTCGCCGACATGGACGCAGCCGGGCCGTGGGAGCCGGTGCCGATCCTGCTGGCGGCGGCCGAGCCGAACGGGCCGGTCGAGCAGCGGTTCTTCGATGCGTTGATGTTGGAGTGGGAGGCGCGGCTGCGTGCCGCCTGGCCGCTCGACGGGGTCTATTGCGTCATGCATGGCGCGGGGCTGACCACGGAAGACGACGATCCCGAGGGAACGCTGCAGGCGATGGTGCGCCGGGTGGTCGGGCCCGGGGTGAAGGTGGTCGCCAGCTACGACCTGCATGCCAATGTCTCGGAGGCCGATGTCGAGACGCTGGACGGCTTCGTCGCCTATCGTTGCAACCCGCATCTGGACATGCGCGCGCGCGGCGCCGAGGCGGCGCAGTTGCTGCGCCGGCTGATCGGCGGGCTGCCGGGCACGATCGCGCGGGTGCGACTGCCGATCGTGCCCCCCACGGTCACGTTGCTGACCGGGGCGGAGGTGCCCGAGCGTCCCTTCGGCGAACTGGTCGATCTCGGCCAGGCGCGGATGCGGGAGCCGCCCTATGCCGGGGAGGTGCTGAACGTCTCGGTGCTGGGCGGCTTCCCCTACAGCGACACTGCCTTCACCGGGCTGTCCGTGGTGGTGACCGCGACCGAGCCGGCGCTGGCGCAGGCCCTGGCGCTGGAAATCGCCGAGGCGGCATGGGAGCGGCGCGAGCGGTTCCATCCCCGGCTGACCACGCTGGAGCGGGCAGTGCGGCTGGCCCGCGCGACCGAGGACCCGGCGAAGCCGGCGCTGATCTTCGCCGATCTCGCCGACAATCCGGGTGGCGGCGGGCGGGGCAACACCATGTTCGTGCTGTCGGCCTTCCATGCCGCCGGGGTGCGGGATGCGGTAATCGGGCTGATCCATGACCCGCTGCTGGCCGCCGAGGCGCATCGGCGTGGCGTCGGGGCTGCCTTCCCGGCGCATTTCAACCGTGACCCGAGCAGCGACTTCACCTTGCCGTTCCGGGCCCCGGCGGTGGTGCGAAGCCTGCATCCGGGGCCGGTGCGGGGCCGGCGGGGCATCTATGCCGGCGTCAGCCTGGACATGGGTCCCGCCGCGGCCCTGCAACTGGACGGCATCACCGTGCTGGTCGCGTCCGAGCGTTTCCAGTGTGCCGACCCCGCCTTCATCGAGACCTTCGGCCTGGACATCGCCGCCGCCCGGGCGGTGGTGGTGAAGTCGCGCGGGCATTTCCGCGGCGGCTTCGATGAATTCTTTGCCCCGGACCAGGTGATCGAGATCGACGCCCCGGGCCTGGCCAGTCCGATGCTGCAGCATTTCCAGTGGAAGCATCTGCCGCGTCCGGTGGTGCCGCTTGACGCCCAGGTAACCTGGACCCCCTAG
- a CDS encoding NAD-dependent epimerase/dehydratase family protein, with protein MKRALIGHTGFVGGTLLAAGGFSHGFNTRDFRDMAGQHFDEIVCAGIPSVKWLANQEPEQDRAAIRALLEVLERTRAGRFVLISTIDVYPDPARPLDEDADLAGLPNQPYGLHRFEVERFVAERFPVHTIIRLPALFGDGLKKNALFDLLNDNMVDRVNPAATLQWYPTRRLPGDLARIAGAGLPVVNLVTEPVAMRDVIARFFRGAPVGPDAEPAPHYALRTKHAALFGGTSPWIMAAPQVLAAMGDFVSRARRR; from the coding sequence ATGAAACGCGCCCTGATCGGCCATACCGGTTTTGTCGGCGGCACCCTGCTCGCCGCCGGCGGCTTCAGCCATGGCTTCAACACGCGCGATTTCCGCGACATGGCCGGCCAGCATTTCGACGAGATCGTCTGCGCCGGCATCCCTTCGGTGAAGTGGCTGGCCAACCAGGAGCCGGAACAGGACCGCGCCGCCATCCGCGCCCTGCTTGAGGTGCTGGAACGCACCCGTGCCGGGCGCTTCGTGCTGATCTCCACGATCGACGTCTACCCCGATCCCGCGCGGCCGCTCGACGAGGACGCGGATCTGGCGGGCCTGCCCAACCAGCCCTACGGGCTGCACCGCTTCGAAGTGGAACGCTTCGTGGCCGAGCGCTTCCCGGTCCATACCATCATCCGCCTGCCCGCGCTGTTCGGCGACGGGCTGAAGAAGAATGCGCTGTTCGACCTGCTGAACGACAACATGGTGGACCGGGTGAACCCCGCCGCGACCTTGCAGTGGTATCCGACACGCCGCCTGCCCGGCGATCTCGCGCGCATCGCCGGCGCCGGCCTGCCCGTGGTCAACCTCGTCACCGAGCCGGTGGCGATGCGCGACGTGATCGCCCGCTTCTTCCGTGGCGCCCCGGTCGGCCCGGACGCCGAGCCGGCGCCGCACTACGCCCTGCGTACGAAGCATGCCGCCCTGTTCGGCGGCACCTCTCCCTGGATCATGGCGGCACCCCAGGTGCTGGCGGCGATGGGCGACTTCGTCAGCCGGGCGCGGCGCCGCTGA
- a CDS encoding alpha/beta hydrolase family esterase, with the protein MHRRHPRRMPYWVATACLPLALLAASPAAAEWASAPEKFGVHPTWIYTPRGTLPGLGKRGLLVVLHGCAQTHDQLKEGGNIAAAAEKYGLVAALPYVTPEDGVGVSLTAASLGCWDYDGTMDLHGHAAFVADLAQKLAARATLNIDRDRIYVVGLSSGGALALKAACAAPDVFSGVGSIAGPSVGSDQLKAVFEVPERTVEDSVAACRKLAGSKLPFLATQIANIAFGTMDKDGWQQAPLCTGVGHPGQNCVSSVKWSIDDVKVLQEVYAAREAGCSVPVQGGKGREATVMGGRNVRIGILTIPNVGHAWPAGATTSADAASGEYIAHAGLNYPMYISGWLTTYSLRGVPLSGGRRSVPQGTAACASSGS; encoded by the coding sequence ATGCATCGGCGGCATCCCCGCCGGATGCCGTATTGGGTGGCGACGGCGTGCCTGCCGCTGGCCCTTCTCGCCGCTTCCCCCGCAGCGGCCGAGTGGGCATCGGCCCCCGAGAAGTTCGGGGTGCACCCGACCTGGATCTACACGCCACGCGGCACTCTGCCGGGACTGGGCAAGCGCGGGCTCCTGGTCGTCCTGCACGGCTGCGCGCAGACCCATGACCAGTTGAAGGAGGGCGGCAACATCGCGGCGGCGGCCGAGAAATACGGGCTGGTGGCGGCGTTGCCCTACGTCACCCCGGAAGACGGCGTTGGCGTCTCGCTGACGGCCGCCTCGCTGGGCTGCTGGGATTACGACGGCACGATGGACCTGCACGGCCACGCGGCGTTCGTCGCGGACCTGGCGCAGAAGCTGGCCGCGCGCGCGACGCTGAACATCGACCGCGACCGTATCTATGTCGTCGGCCTGTCGTCGGGCGGGGCGCTTGCGCTCAAGGCGGCCTGCGCGGCGCCGGACGTGTTCTCGGGCGTCGGCTCCATTGCCGGGCCGTCGGTCGGAAGCGATCAGCTCAAGGCGGTTTTCGAGGTGCCGGAAAGAACCGTCGAGGATTCCGTCGCGGCGTGCCGGAAGCTTGCCGGAAGCAAGCTCCCGTTCCTGGCCACCCAGATCGCCAACATCGCCTTCGGCACGATGGACAAGGACGGATGGCAGCAAGCGCCCCTTTGTACGGGGGTTGGCCATCCGGGACAGAACTGCGTCAGCAGCGTCAAGTGGAGCATCGACGACGTCAAGGTGCTGCAAGAGGTCTACGCGGCGCGCGAGGCCGGGTGCAGCGTTCCGGTGCAGGGAGGCAAGGGCCGGGAAGCGACCGTCATGGGCGGCAGGAACGTCCGCATAGGCATCCTGACCATTCCGAATGTCGGGCATGCGTGGCCTGCCGGGGCAACGACATCCGCAGACGCAGCGTCGGGTGAGTACATCGCCCATGCGGGCCTGAACTACCCGATGTACATCTCGGGATGGCTGACCACCTACAGCCTGCGTGGCGTCCCCCTGTCGGGCGGCCGCCGCTCCGTGCCGCAGGGCACGGCGGCATGTGCCAGCAGCGGCAGTTGA
- a CDS encoding transglycosylase domain-containing protein — MQRPSRVVSPPSPRRRSWLWPVVKWGVILGIWGVIALGLVLLWFAWDLPRPDAALDAVRRPSLTLQDRSGRTFASFGDVVGDPLRLSDMPRYLPAAAVAVEDRRFFEHPGIDPIGVARAVWVNLTSGRVVQGGSTITQQVAKNLFLTNARTLRRKVQEVLLTLWLERSFSKREILEIWLNRVYLGSGAWGVDAAARMYFGVSARRVTLWQAAMLAGLPRAPSRFNPRADPAAAAARTREVLAAMVDVGVIKPEEAQAAAAQIGSSAKPPLAAGYFADWAAEQVQGLLAPGADAVVQTTLDGRLQATAETKLAALLEGRGAAAGVGQGAVVVLDAATGAVRAMVGGRDWRSSPFNRAVMARRQPGSAFKPFVWLVALEAGLRPDDTVLDAPIRLGNWSPANFEGRYQGEVTLEEALAESINTVSVRLLRQYGGPRAVVEAARRLGVSESLPLNDSIALGTGEVGLLQLTAAYATFFNGGLRVTPGAIERVATGGREVRPARIPPAPVVDPDIAAMMVRMMTAVVTHGTGRGAAISGRHVAGKTGTTQDYRDAWFVGATGDVVIGVWLGQDDNRPMKGVTGGGLPARLFRDIALEARG; from the coding sequence ATGCAGCGCCCTTCCCGAGTCGTTTCCCCGCCGTCGCCGCGGCGTCGTTCCTGGCTGTGGCCGGTGGTGAAATGGGGCGTGATCCTGGGCATCTGGGGCGTCATTGCCCTGGGGCTGGTGCTGCTCTGGTTCGCCTGGGACCTGCCGCGTCCGGATGCGGCGCTGGATGCCGTCCGCCGTCCGAGCCTGACGCTGCAGGACCGGTCCGGCCGGACCTTTGCGAGTTTCGGCGACGTGGTGGGCGATCCGCTGCGGCTGTCGGACATGCCGCGCTACCTGCCCGCCGCCGCCGTGGCAGTGGAGGACCGGCGTTTCTTCGAACATCCCGGCATCGACCCGATCGGCGTCGCCCGGGCGGTGTGGGTGAACCTGACCTCCGGGCGGGTGGTGCAGGGCGGGTCCACCATCACCCAGCAGGTGGCCAAGAACCTGTTCCTGACCAACGCGCGCACGCTGCGTCGCAAGGTCCAGGAGGTGCTGCTGACGCTGTGGCTGGAGCGCAGCTTCAGCAAGCGCGAGATCCTCGAGATCTGGCTCAACCGCGTCTACCTGGGCTCGGGGGCCTGGGGCGTGGATGCCGCGGCCAGGATGTATTTCGGCGTCTCCGCCCGCCGCGTCACGCTGTGGCAGGCCGCCATGTTGGCCGGGCTGCCGCGGGCGCCCTCGCGCTTCAACCCGCGGGCTGATCCGGCCGCCGCCGCGGCGCGGACGCGCGAGGTGCTGGCGGCGATGGTGGATGTGGGCGTGATCAAGCCCGAGGAGGCGCAGGCGGCGGCGGCGCAGATCGGCAGCTCCGCCAAGCCGCCGCTGGCGGCCGGCTATTTCGCCGACTGGGCCGCCGAGCAGGTGCAGGGGCTGCTGGCGCCGGGCGCGGATGCGGTGGTGCAGACCACGCTGGACGGCCGGCTGCAGGCGACGGCGGAAACAAAGCTGGCGGCGTTGCTGGAGGGCAGGGGGGCTGCGGCCGGGGTGGGGCAGGGTGCGGTGGTGGTGCTGGATGCCGCGACCGGCGCGGTGCGGGCCATGGTCGGTGGGCGCGACTGGCGCAGCAGCCCCTTCAACCGTGCGGTCATGGCGCGCCGCCAGCCCGGCTCGGCGTTCAAGCCCTTCGTCTGGCTGGTGGCGCTGGAAGCCGGGCTGCGGCCGGACGATACCGTGCTGGATGCCCCGATCCGCCTGGGCAACTGGTCGCCCGCCAATTTCGAGGGGCGCTACCAGGGCGAGGTCACGCTGGAGGAGGCGCTGGCGGAATCGATCAACACCGTCTCGGTGCGGTTGCTGCGGCAGTACGGCGGGCCGCGGGCGGTGGTGGAGGCGGCGCGCCGGCTGGGGGTGTCGGAATCGTTGCCGCTCAATGATTCAATCGCGCTCGGCACCGGCGAGGTCGGACTGCTGCAACTGACCGCCGCCTACGCCACGTTCTTCAATGGCGGGCTGCGGGTGACGCCGGGTGCGATCGAGCGGGTCGCCACCGGCGGGCGCGAGGTCCGGCCGGCCCGCATCCCGCCGGCCCCGGTGGTGGATCCGGACATCGCGGCGATGATGGTGCGGATGATGACGGCGGTGGTGACGCATGGCACCGGGCGCGGCGCGGCGATTTCCGGCCGCCATGTCGCCGGCAAGACCGGCACCACGCAGGATTACCGCGACGCCTGGTTCGTCGGCGCGACCGGTGACGTGGTCATCGGCGTCTGGCTGGGCCAGGACGACAACCGCCCGATGAAGGGCGTGACCGGGGGCGGGCTGCCGGCCCGGCTGTTCCGCGACATCGCCCTCGAGGCGCGGGGGTGA
- a CDS encoding M48 family metallopeptidase produces the protein MSLRIDPRGGTVVVTLPPRAGRTAGMALLMDHASWVAERLAALPGAIPFAPGAKVPLHGTEYRIRHVPGRVGGVWVEKEEILVSGEAEFLPRRVADFFRAEARRRMTELVAAKTAIAGVQAHRVTVKDTRSRWGSCAASRNLAFSWRLVMAPPFVQDYVAAHEVAHLRHMNHGPRFWALVEELTPHTNAAVTWLRAEGPRLLRVG, from the coding sequence GTGAGCCTGCGCATCGATCCACGCGGTGGCACCGTGGTGGTCACCCTGCCCCCCCGGGCCGGCCGCACCGCCGGGATGGCGCTGTTGATGGACCATGCGTCCTGGGTGGCCGAGCGACTCGCCGCCCTGCCCGGCGCCATTCCCTTCGCCCCCGGGGCGAAGGTGCCGCTGCACGGCACCGAGTATCGCATCCGCCATGTGCCTGGCCGCGTCGGCGGCGTATGGGTGGAGAAGGAAGAAATCCTGGTGAGCGGCGAGGCGGAGTTCCTGCCCCGCCGGGTCGCCGATTTCTTCCGCGCCGAGGCACGGCGGCGGATGACGGAACTGGTGGCCGCCAAGACCGCGATCGCCGGGGTGCAGGCGCACCGGGTGACGGTGAAGGACACCCGCAGCCGCTGGGGCAGTTGCGCCGCCAGCCGCAACCTCGCGTTTTCCTGGCGCCTGGTGATGGCGCCGCCCTTCGTGCAGGACTACGTCGCCGCGCACGAAGTCGCGCATCTGCGCCATATGAACCACGGCCCGCGCTTCTGGGCGCTGGTCGAGGAACTGACCCCCCATACCAACGCCGCCGTCACCTGGCTGCGCGCGGAAGGGCCCCGGCTGCTGCGGGTGGGCTGA
- a CDS encoding MBL fold metallo-hydrolase has translation MAAFICVTCGTQFPPADAPPDTCPICSDERQYVGPGGQRWTTPDALRATHFNAWRLLEPELFGLGTMPAFAIGQRALLLRTPGGNVLWDCLSLLDDATMEIVAALGGIAAICISHPHYYTAMVDWARAFAAPVWLHAADRQHVVRPDPALRFWSGPCRELWDGITLINAPGHFDGATMLHWPAGAGGRGALLAGDIVQVVPDRRWVGFMRSYPNLIPLPARTVRGIAAAVAPFAFERVYGAFWDREVTEDGRGAVLRSAERHMTWISG, from the coding sequence ATGGCGGCGTTCATCTGCGTGACCTGCGGCACCCAGTTTCCGCCGGCGGACGCCCCGCCCGACACCTGTCCCATCTGCAGCGACGAACGCCAGTACGTGGGGCCCGGCGGCCAGCGCTGGACCACGCCGGATGCCCTGCGCGCCACCCATTTCAATGCCTGGCGGCTTCTGGAGCCGGAACTGTTCGGGCTGGGGACCATGCCTGCCTTCGCGATCGGGCAACGGGCGCTGCTGCTGCGCACTCCCGGCGGCAACGTGCTGTGGGACTGCCTGAGCCTGCTGGACGACGCCACCATGGAGATCGTCGCCGCCCTGGGCGGCATCGCCGCGATCTGCATCAGCCATCCGCATTACTACACGGCGATGGTGGACTGGGCGCGGGCCTTCGCCGCGCCGGTCTGGCTGCACGCGGCCGACCGGCAGCACGTGGTGCGGCCCGACCCGGCGCTGCGTTTCTGGTCTGGACCCTGCCGGGAGCTGTGGGATGGCATCACGCTGATCAACGCGCCCGGCCATTTCGACGGCGCGACGATGCTGCACTGGCCGGCGGGGGCGGGCGGCCGGGGCGCTCTGCTTGCGGGCGACATCGTGCAGGTGGTGCCGGACCGGCGCTGGGTCGGCTTCATGCGCAGCTATCCCAACCTGATCCCGTTGCCGGCGCGGACGGTGCGCGGGATCGCGGCCGCGGTGGCGCCCTTCGCCTTCGAACGGGTGTACGGCGCGTTCTGGGACCGGGAGGTGACGGAGGATGGGCGCGGGGCGGTGCTGCGCTCGGCGGAACGCCATATGACGTGGATCAGCGGTTGA